The Deltaproteobacteria bacterium genome contains the following window.
GTTGCTGTTTAAAAATTTTTAGAAGTGAAGTAATGATGCTGGGCACTATTAAACTTAACATTATATTTATTACCGCATGATTATCAATTACAACGCTTCTCTTTGTTGCCAATCAGTTACCAATTTTTTAAGACGAGTTTCGGCAGAGATGCCGCTTTTAACTTCTACCCAGATCCCATCTGATAAACCAATTTCAATCTGACGACGTTCAAATTGTTGTGGTGTGGTTTCAATTTCAACAAAGGTTTTATCTTTATCATAAACTATCCAAGCCTCATTAAGGCTTAATACTTGATCACGCTTGGCGACAATAATATCAGCGTTGGCACTATAGTTAGAACGCATAAAGTCACCTTCATCAAGTTTGACCGCAGCCCGCACTTCAAATTCAATAGTGCCTTCACGTATTTGTCCTTTGGGTGCAATATATTCAAGAGCGCCGGAAAATTTTTTATCACCAAGAGCGCCGACAGTTATTGAAACCGGCATAGCGACTTTTAGCCGGCCAACCTCGGCTTCGTCAACACGACCCTGAAAAATAATATCTTTCATATCAGCAACACTGGCGATAGTAGTGCCTTCATTAAAAGTATTGGCCTCAATAACGCTGCCGCCTTCTTTAACTGGTACTTCAAGAACCATGCCTGGTATAGTTGAATAAACCAAATTAGCAACATTACCTGCCTTTTTAGCGGCGCCAACTTTAAGTAATTGCAAATTATTTTCGGCGGTCTCTACTTCTTGTTCATGCAGTT
Protein-coding sequences here:
- a CDS encoding efflux RND transporter periplasmic adaptor subunit is translated as MMRRLLPLFITVIVLGAFIWTLIYLYKKAHEKPIVYKTATPEIRDIIKKIVAPGSIVPRQEVAMKAHISGVISKLYVEPGDFVKRKTLLAEIQIIPDAVKVNQAEATLNAAKLNLTNAKTEFKRYQTLRADNAISDIEFSRHEISYKLHEQEVETAENNLQLLKVGAAKKAGNVANLVYSTIPGMVLEVPVKEGGSVIEANTFNEGTTIASVADMKDIIFQGRVDEAEVGRLKVAMPVSITVGALGDKKFSGALEYIAPKGQIREGTIEFEVRAAVKLDEGDFMRSNYSANADIIVAKRDQVLSLNEAWIVYDKDKTFVEIETTPQQFERRQIEIGLSDGIWVEVKSGISAETRLKKLVTDWQQREAL